The Micropterus dolomieu isolate WLL.071019.BEF.003 ecotype Adirondacks linkage group LG11, ASM2129224v1, whole genome shotgun sequence genomic interval CTGACAAATGTTGGGTTGATGGATTTAAAAGATGCCTTTGCCTGGTGTTTAGCCTTTCAGTTTGGTAGGAATGCTGTAAATGTAGTAATCCCTGAATTAATGCTTAGCAAGTTGTGGATTTTGGTCCTGCTCAGGCATGTGATCTGaaggtaaattatttattaaccatgAATAAAGTCATCCCTTATGTGTGCCTTTTTaaagtggttctcaaagtggggtccggaGGCGCCCAGGGGTCCATGGTTAGGTTCCAGGGAGTAACATAATGGCAGAATGTACGTCTGTTTTGGTCATAGGTTTCTTATACTTTCTGTAAtacatttaaagcaaaaaaTGGAATCAGATGCAGGCCCTGGTACAAAATCttgtggtctaatttgtgtcagctTAGGGGTCATACTGGGTCCAAAATGTATCTCTGCATGTACCAATAAAATATCCATCTGTAAAATTGACAGATGGCTGTAAAACGTTTGTAGTtttacagagaaaagcagctgaCTTCAGCTTAAATGTGTTGGTTATAATAGATTCCAGTGGAGACCAGTTTGTTTTCATGGTAGAACAAAGGATGACGAACGTGGATAGAAACTTCTACTCTTTTGTCTAAACACACTCTGTCTGCTGAACAAGCCTGTTCATTCAGATTTAAGTCCAAAAGGAGTTTGACACTAAGGGAATTTAGATAACATAATTTAAGATGGAAATGTTCGAACAACTGCAGCTGCCATGAGGATTTGAAAAACAATCTTTCAAACATGTCTTGGTCAGAGATTACATGTGTGCCAGTTCCCTTTGATGATGAAGACTGtaagatgtggttgaaagcgcTGTGGATGGAAAAGTGGATTATTGGAGTGTTTTGTCATATGTTCTGTTCCCAAGATAATGAATTCACGCTGATGTCACTTTCCTGTTTGGTAGTAGATTAATTTATCTTCAAATAAGGACAGGAAACCTCATCATGCTACATCATTTTCTAAAGACTGATGTTCCCTCAAccagcctgtcctcaccagacaAACAACCATATAAGATGGTTGAGCAGCAGCTTATTGTGACCCATATTAcgacctctagtggctgtaTGGtgtagcaaaggaggaagtcaggtgacgcattacaggtgctggtcatataattagaatatcagcaaaaagttaattttcagtaattccattcaaaaagtgaaacttggatattatcattcattacacacagactgatatatttcaaatgtttatttcatttaattgtgatgattaaaactgacaactaatgaaaatcacaaaagtatgaacatgaaaagtatgagcatgtacagcactcaatacttagttggggctccttttgcctgaattactgcaggaATGCGGcctggcatggagtccatcagtctgtggcactgctgaagtgttatgagagcccaggttgctctgatagtggccttcagctcttctgcattgttgggtctggcgtatcgcatcttcctcttcacaataccccatagattttctatagggttaaggtcaggcgagtttgctggccaattaagaacagggataccatggtccttaaaccaggtactggtagctttggcactgagaacaggtgccaagtcctgttggaaaatgaaatctgcatctccataaagttggtcagcagcaggaagcatgaagtgctctaaaacttcctggtagacggctgcgttgaccttggacctcagaaaacacagtggaccaacaccagcagatgacatggcaccccaaaccatcactgactgtggaaactttacactggacttcaagcaacgtggattctgtgcctctcctctcttcctccagactctgggaccttgatttccaaaggaaatgcaaaatttactttcatcagagaacNNNNNNNNNNNNNNNNNNNNNNNNNNNNNNNNNNNNNNNNNNNNNNNNNNNNNNNNNNNNNNNNNNNNNNNNNNNNNNNNNNNNNNNNNNNNNNNNNNNNTGAATCATGTAATTAtatttaggaaaaaaatgtttgtataaaaccATGTGTTTGAATTGTAAACTAAAGTGTTGTACATTTAACATCATGGAGATTTGAAGCATGGTTAAAAGTAATGTATTGTAAAGTTTAAAAGGGAAAAACTGTAAGTGTAGGATTGTGTTGTAGAGGGTTAAAGTTGTTaggatttaaaattaaattatgtgagcagtgatttaaaataagtattttgatGTTGGATGGTGATGTTTATTATGGTTACCTGAGTTTATTATGTGGTTCATTGATTtacttgtgtttgtatttaaggTTTTTTACCTGCTTATGGCTACGACAACTTTCaaataaaagaaggaaaagaaagaattgATTCCTGGTCATTGAGTAAAATCCAGTCCAAACCTTCAGAGGAAAGCATACCCTATCAAGTGGGGGAAACTGCAGGGTTGAACTTCACTAAAGTGAATGCACTTGACACCTGTTCCTGGACCCGGAGGCCGGAGCTCAGACCACTCTGCACTGCTGTCTGCAGGAGGGAATCGAACATCTGAGCGGACGTTACTTCTCCTGCTGTGCCGTACAGGAAGTATCTGCGCGGGGCCGAGACGACGCTGCGGCCCGGAAACTGTGGGAGGTCAGCGAAAAGCTCTGTGGACTCTCTAAAGGTGGAATAACCACGAAGGACTTTTAAGATCATTCTCTGTCTTAAATGGATTGTTAAGTCAGTGAGCTATGAACTGTCCCTCTGCTGAAAGCGGTTTACTCTGGGGTGATAAGTTTGTCTTGTCTATACTTTTTTAGACCTGTATGTCTATGGTCCATTCTATtactaataattataataataatttgtacatgtctaattattttgtgttgttcctttttaaattgaattatCGCTCTGATCATGTTATTTAGGACATGTTCTGCTGCCACCACCCAGTGGTTGATGTctgaaacattaacatttaatcaTTCTCTGGAGAGCAAAAGACTGACATACAGACGGACAAGAATACTGAGTGTGTTAGAGCCTCTAGAATAGTGGTTCTCAAACGTTTTCttgtcaaggacccctaaactgacacaaattagaccacggacccccatttgatacaGTTTTGTCCCAGTTTgacccatctgataggattttttcttttatatgtttTGTTACAGAACGTTTATGcaacccatgaccaaaatagtaaTACGTTTTTTTATTgcgttacttatggatggaatgtatagtgaaaataaactaTTCCCCTTCTTGCTGGTGACCCCTTGTgggtccccggaccccactttgagaaccactgctctagaacagcttcagtgctccttgtCATTAGGCCTTTTTTCTCTGTACAGACTACACAAAGTTTAGTTTTATGTGTATAGGAGTGCAAACTTAAATGCAAACTTGATGGGTAACTTTGACATTCTTTCCTCATTTTTTCTGTCTATATgtgactggggggggggggggggggggggggggggggggatagatacagcatagtatcatgatatttgccatggcaatactgtatcggtACACAGtcgccaagtatcgatattttattatataaattgcagatgggagttttaactttttggtactagaaaaataaaatctattgctttttaagtccactagaaaacataaacatatcactaaaaagtgatatgaacaaacagagaaatgtatctttttagataaacagatgttgacaaagtttgactttagggacctaattggtagttggaaaaaggtaataaattgcaatatatctcaatatatttaaaatcgcaataaaatcgaatcgtaacataaatatcgtgataatatcgtatcgtggggcctctggtgattcccactcCTATATGTTACCaactgggacaacatttttagaAGCCccaaattactgtttttgtcaaggaAGTCTtgtggctttgacgagagcgaTATATAAAACATAAGAGACTGCAAATAAGGGCATACACACAATTTAAAGGCCTGCCTGACCTTAAAAATACTTTACAGGCACTGTAATACCACTGTAATAGGCTTACTGTGTAAGGCCACAAGGTGGTGCAGCAGTTGACCTTCAACCTCTCAACCTTTGAGACATTTGCATGTCTTTATGTAACTACATTGTATAGGAGGGAAACTTAATGTAACACTACATGTTACATTAAGTACATCATAGATCGAGTCAACATGTAGCGGCTGCCAGAAATCCCTCTGcatgaatgcatttttttttctctagttTTACTAGtactccccccccccatccAATTGACAAAACTTGCCGGTTTTCCTAATAGTGAAATACCAGCCTGTCTGTTGTAATCTGATCTCTCCAGCACAGCTTTGGTGCAAGAAGCTGAAGGAAGTGAGAAACTGTTTACTTTGAATTGGATTAACAGTCAGAGGAGAGAGCGATTGGCTGTCAGGGGAGAAAAGGGCGTGTAGCTTCTGCTACAGCAGATAAGCTGTTGCATAAAGGCAGGAAAAggagtccacacacacactgcagctgcTCACATGTAAACAGCTGCACTTTTTGTTCACCGAGTGTCTGTAATTTGGTGTATTAGTCAGGATgatgctggagctgctgctgttcGGAGTTGTGTTAGTCGGaggttattttcttcttcaTATGACTTTTTTCAAGTTGCCCCGATGTAAATCTACTGCAAAGTTACATGGGAAAACTGCCATTGTCACTGGTGAGTTCACAGGCTGCAGGCCAAGCTGCCTTTATAGGGTAATAACACTTAAAGGGTGTGTGCCATCCTTTTAAAGTTGTAGctaatgtgtttattaatgtttaataaaaaattttcTGACAAATTTTGGATTGATGGATTTAAAAGATGCCTTTGGCTGGTGTTTATCCTTTCAGTTTGGTACAAATGCTGTTATAAATGTAGTAATCCATGAATAAATGCTTAGAAAGTTGTTAAAAAGTGGATTTGGGACCTGCTCAGGGATGTGATCCAATGGCCCATCAGTCTAAGGAatttttcacaacctggcaaccaAAAACCTTTGTGCTTAGCTTtagtaaattatttataaaCCATGAATAAGATCATCCCTTGTGTGTACCTTTTTAAAGTGGGGTCTGGAGACCCCCAGAGGTCCGTGAGGAGGTTCCAGGGAGTCcgcagcaaaaaggggaatagtTTATTTTCCCTAttattccatccataagtaacacaatgacagaatgtacgactattttggtcatgggttttctgtaataaaacatataatagCAAAAATGCAATCAGATGGGGGCCCTGGGACAACCTCTGCCTTATTAGATAGTGGTATCCACTATGTATAAAGTGATATTAGACCCAGAATGAATCTctgtatataataacaataaaaattttCCTCTGTAACATTGAAAGATGGCTGTAAAACGTTTGTAGCCTcacagaaaaaaatgtgttaGTTATAACAGATTCCAATGGAGACCAGTTTGTTTTCATGGTGGAACAAAGGATCAGGAACGTGTACAGAAACGTCTCCTCTTATGTCTAAACACAATGTTCAGTCAGCTTTAACTCTAAATGAAGTTTGAGACTAAATGGATGTGTTTTGGGTGTCACCAGCTGGATTCAAGAACATTTAATGTGGGAGTTTAGATAACATAATTTCAAATGGAAATGTTCCAACAACTACAGCTCCCATGAGCATGTGTCTGTAAGGGGGGGATGGGTCAAGCAAAcgcaggactttcactcaggagatcAAGTCCCATGTGTAAGAAAGTTAAGATTgaatttttaagttaaattagGTGACTTAGGTGAGTAGGACCTATGAGCAGgaccctgtgatggactggagacctgtccaggttgtaccccgcctttcgcctgatgtaagctgggattggctccagccccccgcgaccctgtacgcaggataagcggttgacaatggatggatggatggatgcactATGAGCAGAATGCACACTTCGTCTACTACGTCtgatgttttcacatcacagatGATGATGAAAGGCATTCAAACTTGAATCTAAAACATGAGACTAACTAAGAAACAGAAAGGAACAAAAAGTCAAATCTTCATACTGAACAGCCTAATCCagtgtatatataaaatatataaagtggatagtaactttggaaaaccacaAGCCACAGTGACTGGGGAGCAAAAAAATAATGTCAAGCCCTGTCGgcacataaaacagtaaaattactTTAATGAAAGCAAGGGCAACAAAATATAGTAGCAATATAATTAAACAAATGTCATGATATCACAATAGtctttgagatatttcagtttggaccaaacaggtagactgactgacagacttACCTTTGTCATCTGTAGAGCAacgttattaaaaaaaatagctaataaaaaaaaaacactctccATGATCCTATCATTCCTCTCCAGGAGCAAACACCGGCATCGGTAAGACCACAGCGATGGACCTGGCCAGGAGGGGCGCGAGGGTGATCATGGCCTGCAGAGACAGAAAGCGAGCTGAGGCTGCAATCCAGGAAATCGTCCaagtaaagacaaaaaaacagtttctgACTGCAGAGGTCACAGCTCAAATTTACAAGGAATATACTCCATTTTTTTAGACTTATGTTCAGTTATGATCATCACTCAGTAAAAAAACCTTTTTCCCCATAAATTGTTAGTGTGACTTTTCCACAGTTACATCTGGTGGACCTCAGGGCTGCATCCTAGGTCCTCTTCTCTTCTGCATGCATATACATATGTTACCCAAAGCtgattacattcacaaatattGGGGtaattttcattgttatgctgatgatgAGCAGTTATTTGTGCCAATTTAATCTGCCCATGTATCTATATCAGCTTTATAAATATCTCCTGACATGATCAAATCTGTAAAACCATCCAGTGATTGAATAGAGCAGGGACTGCTGGAAACTTTCCTGTAAGTGTTCAATGTTAACTAATGTCTAATGTCTAACTCTCTCCTTGTTTTCCTTGTGATCAGGAGACGGGGAACAGCCAGGTGATCTTCATGCAGCTCGACCTGGCCAGTCTGAAGTCTGTTCGCTCCTTTGCTGACAACTTCCTCCAGTCTGAGTCCAGGCTGGATCTGCTCATCAACAACGCTGGTCAGCCTCTGTCCTTTTAGTTAATGTGCGGTAGATCAGTGGTTTCCAACCTTTTCTATCCCCCACAGCCCAGTGAAATTAACTAATTTACGCTTTCATTGACACCACCTGtcattgtttaaaatgtgttgatttgaATCGATTCCATTTAAAACTGGAGGTCATTTTACTCTACTGATTAtgtaaaaatagatttttgttacagtgtttttgttACGGTCAGCCAAAACGCTGAAATGGGACACAAGGGTTTTGGGCCCAAATTCAGACACAGGAGTGGAGGCGGCAAAATTGTAAAGTTTATTAGAACAAACTAGTGAAAATTTACAGGTGACTTGGTagtcaaactaaacaaaatccATACAATGAGAAATCTCTAAATCCACAAACTGACAAAGTAAGTCCAAACAACATGGGGGAACCAAGGAAATAATCCAGAGACAGGAGATATCGGATAAGACACTGGTATGAAACAGTCATGAACCGAACTGTGATGAACAATGAAGCAGCaatgagtgacagacagacaacaacTTAAATACACAGGTGGAGTCAGCGTGCACatacacaggaagtaaaaccaAGGGGGTAAGTGAGAGTTTGAACAGTGAatccgaccaaagcctgcatggagaaaaaaaatcatgacCCTGCGACATCCCGTcacacatgagagatgtaaccatATTGTTTAGATAAGAAGTTCTCAGTAACCCTAAAATATCAGTGACTATGTCTGTGTTTGGCAATTGAGTCTTGTAGGTGGTGCAATTAAAAAGTCACAATCCGAgtgagacaaacacactgagccaaaaTAATTTTTGTTCGCGCAAAATGGTGCAAccatgcagctaccagaattacggtgtttttGCTGTTACTCATTAAAccctggtgccaacaggaagtagccatGTAGTAGTATTACATAGGACCAAAattggcttcactgctctccattcaaaacCGTGGAGAGGCTTCGTCAAATAATTATACTGTCTAGgaataaaacaagacaatagGGGGACATAAACTctaaagtaaaacaggaaatgtgaaacacaaacaccaaccaTCCCAGAACTATGACACACAGTTCAACTGTCAATATTGAGGTTGGTTTGGTCAAGTTTGCTTTCTACTTTGAGTAGCAGAAGCTGGATATTTCAaccatttttctctttcttttagcTACCTGTTTAGACGTCACTCGCTCTCTTAACTGGTGTTCATGCACTCTCAAAATTTATGGAAGTAATGACAAAATAACTGATCATTTCTAGGCCCTAAGTGTAAGTTTATTATGATTTTCTGTCTTCAGGTCTGATAACCAGTGGAAAGACGGAGGATGGCTTCGGGATGATCTTTGGTGTCAATCACCTGGGTCACTTCCTGTTGACAGTGTTGCTCCTGGACCGGCTGAAGGCGAACGGGCCGAGCCGTGTGGTGACCGTGGCCTCCAAAGCATACGAGATGGGGAAGGTGGATTTTAACCTTTTGACGACTCAGAAAGAGTTAGGTATCGGCAACGGCGACTATCAGCTCTTCCAGAGGTATTGCCACAGCAAACTGTGCAACGTCCTCTTCACCTACGAGCTCGCCAAGCGGCTGCAGGGCACTGAGGTCACCTGCTACAGCCTCCATCCTGGTCAGTAGACATCAGCCTGGCTCGTTTAAAATCATTGCTGAGGCCTTTACAAATCTAATGTTTGCGTCCAGCATTTTATGTGAAGGTTTAATTATGAGATACTAAATTCAACTAAAGTCAACTTGTCTCATACATTTGACTTGCTCTTTAATATTATCAGATAGTAAAAAATTACTATCTGATAATATTAATGAAGTATGTTATAACGTTTACATATTATGCAATACCTTTTTCTTATTTGCCTACAAATCTGACTTGTTATCTAATCAGCTGTcctgttattttaattttttattaaataaaaatggttgACTTAGAAATTCATATTTTGACTTTGTAGATAGACATTGTTACTTAGTTCCTCTTAACTCTGactttatatatttgtaattttttacaAAAGTACTTTGAGAGCTCTGCTCATGTGGCACACCTTTGGCTGTCAGTCTgtgatgtgcttgtgttttggCTACCTGTAGCATTTTATATTTGGGAGCTGACTCTAGAGAAAATAtgacttttctgttttcacttATGCCCAAAATTAACAAacttgtatttaatttaaaattttagcaataatttttttttctgacaaatAGCTTTCCATataaattaaaagtattaatTACTATGTTCAATTTTGAACTTAGTATCTCATTATTTTAACGtaatgtgtatttgtataaaaCAGGCATTTCAAATTAGCTAAAGCTATAaatgctgaaaataaataaatacaatgtaaaaatcacaaaaaaatgtatatttttttgtgatttgttaCATTTAAtctatattctgttttttttttcatccaggGGCCATAAAGACGGAGATCGGTCGT includes:
- the LOC123978536 gene encoding dehydrogenase/reductase SDR family member 13-like, which gives rise to MMLELLLFGVVLVGGYFLLHMTFFKLPRCKSTAKLHGKTAIVTGANTGIGKTTAMDLARRGARVIMACRDRKRAEAAIQEIVQETGNSQVIFMQLDLASLKSVRSFADNFLQSESRLDLLINNAGLITSGKTEDGFGMIFGVNHLGHFLLTVLLLDRLKANGPSRVVTVASKAYEMGKVDFNLLTTQKELGIGNGDYQLFQRYCHSKLCNVLFTYELAKRLQGTEVTCYSLHPGAIKTEIGRYSGFWWKLIMTPIIFLFFVDADSGAQTTLHCALEEGIEHLSGHYFTQCAPLLNIESKARDDAVAKKLWELSESFCGLS